The uncultured Cohaesibacter sp. genomic sequence GCCTGCATTATGCGTGATGCTTGGCGTTCGAGGATGGCTCGGATGAGGCCGTTTGCATTCTTTGTGGGCAGGGTATCCAAAAAGTCACTCTCGACTGCCTTGCCCAATTGTCCTTCCTTCGCGCTCTGGTTAGTGTTCTGAGGCCGGATTCTCTTTTGGATATCCTTGAGGGACCAGAATAGTGGCACATCGACCAAGGGAGCGAGCCAATGTCTGAACAGCTGGACACTGCAGTGGAAATTCTGACCCCTGAACAGATGGGGCGGGCTGACCGGCTGGCCATCGATGCCGGCACGCCCGGTATCGAGTTGATGCAGGCGGTCGGCAAGGCTATCGCCGATGCTGCCATCGATCTGCTCGAGGAGCGCACCGGGTCTGGTGCGTCGGGCATGGTGTGTATCCTGTGTGGGCCGGGCAACAATGGCGGGGACGGTTTCGTTGCTGCCCAGTTGCTGGAAGAGGAGGGCTGGAGCGTTCTGCTCGGCTGTGTCGTCGATGTCGATGACCTTACGGGTGATGCCCGGCTGGCTGCGGATGAGTGGGGAGATGAGGTGTTCAACATCTCGCCGCGCCTGTGGGAGGATGCGGATCTTGTCATTGATGCGCTGTTCGGGGCAGGGCTCACGCGTCCCATCACCGGGGAGTTGGCCGAAATCATCGAAGCTCTCAACAAGAGCGGACTTCCTGTTCTCTCGGTCGATTTGCCCAGCGGTGTCGATGGAAGGAGCGGGCAGATCGGCGGAGCCTCTGTTCGAGCCGACGGCACCGTCACTTTCTTTCGTAAGAAACCGGGGCATCTGCTCTATCCGGGCAAGGCCTCCTGTGGCCGCGTCGAGTGTGTTGATATCGGAATCAAGGCCGAAGTTCTTGATGAAGCAGGATATTGTGCGCTTGAGAATGCGCCGTCCCTGTGGCTCGACAACTGGCCGGAGGCTCTGAAGCCGCTTGCCAGCATCGCTCTCGGGCGGCTTGCAGATCACAAATTCCATCGCGGCCATTGTCTCGTTCTGAGCGGGGATCAGCTGCATAGCGGTGCAGCGCGTTTGGCGGCAAGGTCTGCGTTGCGGGCCGGGGCAGGGCTTGTCACGCTGGCACCACCGCTAGAGGCTGCCGCGCTTGTTGCCTCACATGTCACTGCCGTGATGGTCGAGCCGGTGAATGATGCAGACGCGCTCGATGCTGTGCTTCAGCGGCGCAGCTACGATGTGATCGTGGCGGGTCCTGCGCTGGGGACCGATGAGGAGCGTCGTGCTCTTCTCTATAAGGTTTTGGAAAAGGATGCCTCGCTGCTGCTTGATGCCGATGCGATCACTTGCCTGTCAGAAGGCATGGAGACCGGTGAGATCGACATGTCGATCCTGAGTGATAGCCCGGCCGCGCTTGCGGGTGGTCTGGTGATCACGCCGCATGAGGGAGAATTTGCCCGACTGTTTCCGGATCTGT encodes the following:
- a CDS encoding NAD(P)H-hydrate dehydratase, giving the protein MSEQLDTAVEILTPEQMGRADRLAIDAGTPGIELMQAVGKAIADAAIDLLEERTGSGASGMVCILCGPGNNGGDGFVAAQLLEEEGWSVLLGCVVDVDDLTGDARLAADEWGDEVFNISPRLWEDADLVIDALFGAGLTRPITGELAEIIEALNKSGLPVLSVDLPSGVDGRSGQIGGASVRADGTVTFFRKKPGHLLYPGKASCGRVECVDIGIKAEVLDEAGYCALENAPSLWLDNWPEALKPLASIALGRLADHKFHRGHCLVLSGDQLHSGAARLAARSALRAGAGLVTLAPPLEAAALVASHVTAVMVEPVNDADALDAVLQRRSYDVIVAGPALGTDEERRALLYKVLEKDASLLLDADAITCLSEGMETGEIDMSILSDSPAALAGGLVITPHEGEFARLFPDLSHRVREDKGLSKLDCALLAAKRSGAVIVLKGADSVIASPDGQAVIHSQGIPYLATAGSGDVLAGIVAGLLAQGMPTLDAACAGVWLHGRAGLLFGPGLIAEDLPELLPQIYEQLGELIPSDFNPSEWLGMDD